A DNA window from Deltaproteobacteria bacterium contains the following coding sequences:
- a CDS encoding chemotaxis protein CheW — MEATETVSAPAKTAGERLEGGKFLTFQLLNEEYGLEILTVREIIGIMDITTVPKTPAYVKGVINLRGQVIPVIDLRLKFGMPEGEYGKRTCIVVVNVNGLQMGIVVDTVSEVMDIDAENIEAAPSFGTQINTDYILGMGKVQGAVKILLDIGEVLTSEEMVMMEEIAKVAPIAGEGKKGKKKDEE, encoded by the coding sequence ATGGAAGCGACAGAAACAGTTTCAGCTCCGGCAAAGACTGCGGGAGAGCGTCTGGAGGGGGGGAAATTTCTTACCTTTCAGTTGCTTAATGAGGAGTATGGCCTTGAAATATTGACGGTGAGAGAAATTATCGGAATCATGGATATTACGACTGTTCCCAAAACGCCTGCCTACGTGAAAGGCGTTATAAACCTGAGAGGGCAGGTCATACCCGTTATCGATCTTCGGCTCAAGTTCGGCATGCCTGAGGGAGAGTACGGAAAAAGGACCTGTATCGTTGTCGTTAATGTTAACGGCCTCCAGATGGGTATTGTCGTTGATACCGTGTCGGAGGTGATGGACATTGATGCCGAAAATATTGAGGCGGCGCCCTCATTCGGCACCCAAATCAATACGGACTATATACTGGGCATGGGGAAGGTGCAGGGCGCCGTCAAGATACTCCTCGATATCGGTGAGGTGCTCACTTCCGAGGAAATGGTGATGATGGAGGAGATAGCGAAAGTGGCTCCCATAGCCGGGGAAGGAAAGAAAGGCAAAAAGAAGGATGAAGAATAA